A region of Terriglobia bacterium DNA encodes the following proteins:
- a CDS encoding ABC transporter permease subunit translates to MTTLPRVLSIASLLIAWLILSAVFPPTIVPGPVPVFKAMGRNIASGQAFYHLYKTLLRVGLGLILTMVLGIAVGTIMGLSPTGESFLDSWVMVGLTVPAIVYSIVCLLWFGLNEMAAIIAIGTAAFPAVSISIWQGIKGMDMQLVGMGQAFHLSKSAIIRKIIFPQLIPHILASMRYALGICWKICTTVELIGMSSGVGFELNYWFGLFSMSQVFAWTLLFLLVMFAIEYLIFKPIEQRLTRWRSGVPAIQWAQ, encoded by the coding sequence TTGACTACGCTTCCCAGAGTCCTGTCGATCGCCAGCCTGCTGATTGCATGGCTCATTCTCTCGGCGGTCTTTCCTCCGACAATCGTTCCCGGTCCCGTGCCGGTTTTCAAAGCGATGGGACGGAACATTGCGTCCGGACAGGCGTTCTATCATCTGTACAAGACGCTGCTGCGCGTCGGACTGGGCCTCATTCTGACGATGGTCCTGGGAATAGCCGTCGGAACTATCATGGGCCTCTCTCCCACGGGCGAAAGTTTTCTCGATTCGTGGGTCATGGTTGGCTTGACCGTGCCGGCGATCGTTTACAGCATCGTCTGTCTGTTGTGGTTCGGCCTGAACGAGATGGCGGCAATCATTGCGATCGGCACTGCGGCCTTTCCAGCCGTGAGCATCAGCATCTGGCAAGGGATTAAAGGAATGGACATGCAGCTGGTGGGCATGGGCCAGGCGTTCCACCTGAGCAAGAGCGCGATTATTCGCAAGATCATTTTCCCGCAGCTTATTCCGCACATCCTCGCCTCGATGCGATATGCACTGGGCATCTGCTGGAAGATCTGCACGACGGTCGAATTGATCGGCATGTCGAGCGGTGTCGGCTTCGAGCTGAACTACTGGTTCGGCTTGTTTTCGATGTCTCAGGTGTTTGCCTGGACGCTGCTGTTCCTCCTGGTGATGTTCGCGATCGAGTACCTGATCTTCAAACCCATCGAGCAACGATTGACGCGATGGCGCTCCGGAGTTCCTGCAATACAGTGGGCGCAATAG
- a CDS encoding sulfur transferase domain-containing protein — MRIILALTAVVVLSLSFAQAQVTKDTVPGITNLARVETTVACAGAVTPSAVSEIKKMGFASIINLRQPTEQGADIDGETAAAKTAGIKFFNIPFNNAMMDPAAVDRFLQTIAQPGNQPAFIHCASGNRAAGMWLVKRVLVDKWDVDKAGAEAASLGLTNAMLKNFMMDYIKSHSK, encoded by the coding sequence ATGAGAATCATATTGGCTTTGACAGCGGTCGTTGTTTTATCGCTCAGCTTTGCGCAGGCCCAGGTGACCAAGGACACGGTGCCCGGTATCACAAACCTGGCGCGCGTGGAGACGACTGTTGCATGTGCGGGCGCCGTTACGCCGTCTGCTGTCAGCGAGATCAAAAAGATGGGCTTCGCGTCCATCATCAACTTGCGGCAACCGACTGAGCAGGGGGCGGACATTGACGGCGAGACCGCAGCCGCGAAGACCGCTGGAATCAAATTCTTCAACATCCCGTTCAACAACGCCATGATGGATCCGGCCGCCGTCGATCGATTCCTGCAGACGATCGCCCAGCCGGGAAATCAGCCGGCCTTCATTCACTGCGCCAGCGGCAACCGCGCCGCCGGGATGTGGTTGGTGAAACGCGTTCTGGTAGACAAGTGGGATGTCGATAAGGCCGGCGCTGAAGCGGCGAGCCTGGGGCTGACCAACGCGATGCTGAAGAACTTCATGATGGATTACATCAAGTCGCATTCCAAATAG
- a CDS encoding ABC transporter ATP-binding protein: MGAIVLTNVTKEFSLPGGERLRVLENVSFESPDGSFTSILGPSGCGKSTILNLIARLDKHSSGTISAGGNRVGFVFQQPRLLNWRTIAGNVTLPLEGGDFDHDALRALAEKQLALVGLAGYENYYPLQLSGGMQQRVAIARALAIDPDVLLMDEPFSGLDEITGRKLRRELIRIWQETGKTILFVTHSISEAVFLSQQVLIVSAKPATIFKRLTIDLPYPREYGDLRLFELETGLTRDFLGMGDETTKSTKGT; the protein is encoded by the coding sequence GTGGGCGCAATAGTCCTGACGAACGTCACGAAAGAGTTTTCGCTGCCCGGCGGCGAACGGCTCCGTGTTCTGGAGAATGTCAGCTTCGAATCACCCGATGGATCGTTCACCTCGATCCTGGGGCCGTCGGGTTGCGGCAAGTCGACGATTCTGAATCTCATCGCGCGGCTGGACAAGCATTCGTCCGGGACGATCTCTGCCGGCGGAAACCGCGTCGGTTTTGTGTTTCAGCAGCCGCGTCTGTTGAATTGGAGGACGATCGCCGGCAATGTCACGCTTCCTCTCGAAGGCGGGGATTTCGACCACGATGCGCTACGCGCTCTCGCAGAAAAGCAACTCGCGCTCGTCGGTCTTGCCGGCTATGAGAACTATTATCCTTTGCAGCTTTCCGGCGGAATGCAGCAGCGGGTCGCGATCGCCCGGGCCCTGGCGATCGATCCGGATGTGCTGTTGATGGACGAACCTTTCAGCGGGCTGGATGAAATCACCGGCCGGAAACTGCGTCGGGAGTTGATCCGCATCTGGCAGGAGACCGGCAAAACCATTCTGTTCGTCACACACAGTATCAGCGAGGCGGTGTTCCTCTCGCAGCAGGTTCTGATTGTCAGTGCTAAGCCCGCCACCATCTTCAAGCGCCTGACGATCGATCTGCCCTACCCGCGCGAATACGGTGACCTGAGGCTGTTTGAACTGGAGACCGGCTTGACTCGTGATTTTCTGGGAATGGGGGACGAAACCACAAAAAGCACAAAAGGCACATAG
- a CDS encoding FAD-dependent oxidoreductase, which translates to MVSERVIVIGAGLAGLAAARSLRDRGYAVVVLEARKRSGGRILTKYCVDVGAQWIYGTEGNPITNLARQHALDTVFVGGDSTYRGGWEAIELYRERLGRVNSEEKWQSILVADRLRDTIEGLRREAIRLGRPDFSVAQAVAEAQARLRGDDRSNSDLPWHVALFAREDCAAPPDSLSTLFWDEGYEVYGYGDSVFVDGYGSLISKLETGLDIRFQEVVTSIEYSPDPIGRVLVRTREGEHRAHRVIVTVPLGVLKKSGIRFSPALNEFRVRAIDRLGFGVLGKIFFFFKDVFWNKDQYIFGYVSQDTSFEPTHIINLWKTQHVPCLQIQAGGALGKWLEECSTADAETWATRTLEACFGHKIPAPTRVLRSSWSVDEFSMGAYTYMKVGSRPEDTRTLSEPVGDWLYFAGEATNPFQWGSTHGAYTSGLREASRITGDASILPVRHFSENRRWREMMLRSSRFFNQQMRLLDEPSMRKRIQILANSDVFRTVPGNELRLLAAMFEEKRYAKGDVVCKTGDKAEEVFVIAEGALEIWLPNARKATEIVSVRTVVGEYGMFTDARRNATLIAAEPTTLLSLDYNRFERFLLAFPESTIKLFKHTVQKFMAQQQTLLTNTAIKKSGTP; encoded by the coding sequence ATGGTGAGCGAGCGGGTTATTGTTATTGGCGCCGGCCTGGCAGGACTGGCTGCTGCGAGGTCCCTGCGCGACAGGGGATACGCCGTTGTCGTCCTCGAAGCGCGAAAGCGGAGCGGCGGCCGCATCCTCACAAAGTATTGCGTCGACGTCGGAGCGCAATGGATTTACGGGACCGAAGGAAATCCGATTACCAACCTTGCACGGCAGCATGCGCTCGACACGGTATTTGTCGGCGGAGACAGCACTTACCGGGGAGGCTGGGAAGCGATCGAGTTATACAGGGAACGCCTGGGGCGGGTTAATTCTGAGGAGAAGTGGCAAAGCATTCTGGTTGCGGACCGCCTCCGGGACACGATTGAAGGTCTTCGCCGTGAAGCTATTCGCCTTGGCCGGCCGGACTTCTCCGTGGCCCAGGCTGTAGCCGAGGCGCAGGCCCGGCTGCGGGGGGACGATCGATCCAATTCCGATCTTCCCTGGCATGTTGCGCTGTTTGCGCGGGAAGACTGCGCCGCTCCGCCCGATTCCCTCTCGACTCTCTTCTGGGACGAAGGCTATGAGGTGTACGGCTATGGCGACAGTGTCTTCGTCGACGGCTATGGCAGCCTTATTTCGAAGCTCGAAACCGGACTGGATATTCGCTTTCAGGAAGTCGTCACGAGCATCGAATACAGTCCCGACCCGATCGGCCGGGTTCTCGTTCGAACCCGGGAGGGCGAGCATCGCGCCCATCGCGTCATCGTAACGGTACCCCTCGGCGTTCTGAAGAAGAGCGGTATCCGGTTTTCGCCTGCGTTAAATGAATTCCGGGTGAGGGCCATCGATCGGCTCGGTTTCGGTGTTCTGGGCAAAATTTTCTTTTTCTTCAAAGACGTCTTCTGGAACAAGGACCAATACATCTTCGGCTATGTCAGCCAGGATACGTCGTTCGAGCCGACGCACATCATCAATCTCTGGAAGACACAGCATGTACCTTGTCTTCAGATTCAGGCCGGGGGCGCGTTGGGCAAATGGCTGGAAGAGTGCAGCACCGCCGACGCAGAGACCTGGGCGACACGCACGCTTGAAGCTTGTTTCGGCCATAAGATTCCGGCTCCGACGCGCGTTCTGAGGTCCAGTTGGTCCGTGGACGAGTTTTCGATGGGCGCATACACTTATATGAAAGTCGGGTCCAGACCTGAGGATACCAGGACGCTTTCCGAACCGGTCGGCGACTGGCTCTATTTCGCAGGCGAAGCGACCAATCCCTTCCAATGGGGCAGCACTCATGGCGCTTATACCTCGGGGTTGCGCGAAGCATCGCGAATCACCGGCGATGCATCCATTCTGCCGGTCCGCCATTTCAGCGAAAACCGCAGATGGCGCGAGATGATGCTGCGCTCTTCGCGGTTCTTCAATCAGCAGATGAGGCTCCTGGACGAGCCGAGCATGCGCAAGCGCATCCAGATCCTGGCGAATAGCGACGTCTTTCGAACCGTGCCCGGAAATGAGCTGCGTCTGCTGGCGGCCATGTTCGAGGAAAAGCGTTATGCAAAGGGCGATGTCGTCTGCAAGACCGGAGACAAAGCCGAAGAAGTGTTCGTCATCGCGGAAGGAGCTCTCGAAATCTGGCTTCCGAATGCCCGCAAGGCTACCGAAATCGTCAGCGTTCGCACAGTTGTGGGCGAATACGGCATGTTTACGGACGCGCGCCGCAACGCCACCTTGATCGCGGCAGAGCCGACTACCCTGCTGTCGCTCGATTACAACCGGTTCGAACGCTTCCTGCTGGCGTTTCCTGAATCCACCATCAAACTCTTCAAACACACAGTCCAGAAGTTCATGGCTCAGCAGCAGACTCTGCTTACAAACACGGCGATCAAGAAGTCGGGCACGCCGTAA